Proteins encoded within one genomic window of candidate division WOR-3 bacterium:
- the murJ gene encoding murein biosynthesis integral membrane protein MurJ, with protein MKFKSLLQFAIATFVSRILGFIRDASIAYLVGAGRFADIFNVAFRIPNFLRDMLAENAMQTAFVPNYVRALEKNEDPDHFLNLIFTIFLFASLLITVLGIIFSKQIVLVTAYGYTSIPEKFYKTVEVTRITFPYLIIVSISALFQAVLNSKNEFFHPALSPALFGLGIIVITIAAKYFIPVEEYTRVLGYSVLFGGLLQLLYLAQRLEVHRIYPKLTFNFHHPYLRDFGKLLIPVLISVGFSKIAPFINTLIATFLREGSISYLTYAYRLMQVPVGLFAVGLQTVSMPSFSRIVARNKEIREALWKSFFYAVFLTLPSSIFMMFYSGEIVQILFQRGAFTYLDTLNTTQALILYTPHVFAIGVSKIFLNYYFSKGEIKIPNISVALGTIVNITIALTLSKYLDFPALALAVSAGMSTQALFLTATVSKESPMTPEYLQKVIKVMVASLISLLPCYFIHLRTPLQRLTAGFFLYTATFLLIAYLWDFLPEIKGTKKFEEQKLK; from the coding sequence GGAGATTTGCAGACATATTTAACGTAGCCTTTAGAATTCCAAATTTTCTGAGGGATATGCTGGCGGAAAACGCAATGCAAACAGCCTTTGTACCAAATTACGTAAGGGCCTTAGAAAAAAACGAAGACCCAGATCACTTCTTAAACTTAATATTCACCATCTTTTTATTCGCATCGCTCCTAATCACTGTTCTTGGTATTATTTTTTCAAAGCAGATCGTGCTCGTTACTGCATACGGCTATACCAGCATACCCGAAAAGTTTTATAAAACCGTTGAAGTCACAAGGATAACCTTTCCTTACCTTATTATCGTTTCTATTTCCGCCCTCTTTCAGGCTGTTTTAAATTCGAAAAACGAATTTTTCCACCCTGCACTTTCCCCTGCCTTATTCGGCCTCGGAATTATTGTAATTACAATCGCTGCAAAATACTTTATCCCAGTAGAAGAATATACGAGAGTGCTTGGATATTCTGTCCTCTTTGGTGGCCTGCTGCAACTTTTATACTTAGCACAAAGGCTCGAGGTGCACCGCATTTACCCGAAACTTACCTTTAATTTCCACCATCCATATTTAAGGGATTTTGGAAAGTTACTCATCCCCGTTTTAATAAGCGTTGGTTTTTCTAAGATTGCACCCTTTATAAACACTCTTATAGCAACTTTTTTAAGAGAAGGCTCAATTTCTTATCTGACCTACGCCTATCGTTTGATGCAGGTACCGGTAGGCCTCTTTGCAGTGGGACTACAAACGGTCTCGATGCCTTCCTTTTCACGGATCGTCGCAAGGAACAAAGAAATTAGAGAAGCTTTATGGAAGTCTTTCTTCTATGCAGTGTTCTTAACCCTTCCCTCCTCTATTTTCATGATGTTTTACTCCGGTGAAATAGTTCAAATACTCTTTCAAAGAGGCGCCTTTACATATCTTGACACTCTCAACACCACCCAGGCCTTGATTTTATACACACCACACGTATTCGCTATCGGTGTATCAAAGATATTTCTAAACTATTACTTCTCTAAGGGAGAAATCAAGATTCCCAATATAAGCGTGGCTCTCGGGACCATAGTAAATATTACGATAGCACTTACACTCTCAAAATACCTTGATTTTCCAGCCCTTGCCCTTGCCGTATCTGCTGGGATGTCAACGCAGGCACTCTTTTTGACTGCAACGGTCTCTAAAGAGAGCCCTATGACGCCGGAATATTTACAGAAAGTAATCAAGGTTATGGTGGCAAGCTTAATTTCCCTTTTACCATGCTATTTCATACACTTGCGTACCCCCTTACAAAGGCTTACCGCAGGCTTTTTCCTTTATACCGCAACCTTTCTCTTAATCGCTTACCTTTGGGACTTCCTACCAGAAATAAAAGGTACTAAAAAATTTGAGGAGCAAAAGTTAAAATAA
- the nadD gene encoding nicotinate-nucleotide adenylyltransferase, with protein sequence MQKIGIFGGAFDPIHIGHIILAQDVWENVKLDKIVFLVNYKPPHKGTYASFDDRFNMVKLATSGFEYFEASDFEAVENIVPSYTVNVLEKLKEKLNEAEFYLIIGADQYRALPSWYNYDRLLEMVNFIVLKRPGWELKPIFSEKVIFLDERLIDISSTEIRERVKQGKSIRFFVPERVSDYILRKGLYR encoded by the coding sequence ATGCAAAAAATAGGTATCTTTGGTGGTGCCTTTGATCCCATTCATATTGGACACATTATTCTTGCTCAAGATGTTTGGGAGAATGTGAAATTGGACAAAATTGTCTTTTTAGTGAATTACAAGCCGCCCCACAAAGGAACCTATGCCTCCTTTGATGATCGCTTTAATATGGTTAAGCTCGCTACGTCCGGCTTTGAATATTTTGAGGCTTCAGATTTTGAAGCTGTGGAGAATATTGTCCCATCCTATACTGTAAATGTGCTGGAAAAATTGAAAGAAAAACTTAACGAGGCAGAATTCTATTTAATAATCGGTGCGGACCAGTATCGAGCTTTGCCAAGCTGGTATAATTATGACAGGCTTCTTGAAATGGTGAATTTTATTGTTTTGAAAAGACCTGGCTGGGAGCTCAAGCCCATATTCTCAGAGAAAGTCATTTTTTTGGACGAAAGGCTCATTGACATTTCTTCAACGGAAATAAGGGAAAGGGTTAAACAGGGCAAAAGTATAAGATTCTTTGTCCCGGAAAGGGTTTCTGATTATATTTTAAGGAAGGGATTGTATCGTTAG
- a CDS encoding MFS transporter, producing MEKQTAFKLYSLAVIRGLQSASYAISIPFLSIYLYNVRGVPMSLVGSIIGFASILGSFLRFYAGKLSDTLPTDTVMKLGLLFRATGFLGFSILILLKANPLLFFFFFLLNSGGASFFMSASDVFVAKNIDEPDRPFAYSVIRVGGNLGFAIGPSIGGFISRYSYALTFFASFLLQIICVFLIVYLVSSKGESVNVDVKKEVSFGEVFKHKNFIVFIAGTFILSLLMGQLISTLSVYAKSKGLDNVQIGYLYSINGFMVVFFQMLIIKIVDYVGYKKGLILGSLLYSVGYFYFTFSRNFVNFAVGVVLLTLGEMLAMPLLTTITSAMAPEDKRGLYIGFLGFIEGLSWAVAPFIGGVLIDMFLKTPILIWGTVASFGLLSSLIFMKVKFN from the coding sequence GTGGAGAAGCAGACTGCGTTTAAACTCTATAGCCTTGCGGTGATTCGTGGATTGCAATCTGCAAGCTATGCGATCAGTATTCCCTTTTTAAGCATTTATCTTTACAACGTACGGGGCGTGCCCATGAGCCTCGTTGGTTCTATTATCGGTTTTGCGTCTATACTGGGATCCTTTCTAAGATTTTACGCTGGTAAACTGTCTGATACCCTGCCCACTGATACCGTGATGAAACTTGGTTTGCTTTTCAGGGCAACAGGCTTTTTAGGTTTTTCAATTTTGATTCTACTAAAGGCGAATCCACTTTTGTTTTTCTTTTTCTTTCTACTCAACTCTGGTGGAGCCAGCTTTTTTATGTCTGCCTCCGATGTCTTTGTGGCGAAAAATATCGATGAGCCAGATAGGCCTTTTGCCTACAGCGTGATAAGAGTGGGAGGTAACTTGGGGTTTGCCATTGGTCCATCCATTGGTGGATTTATTTCTCGCTATTCATACGCTCTAACTTTCTTTGCCTCTTTTTTGCTCCAAATAATTTGTGTTTTCTTGATTGTGTACCTTGTCTCCTCTAAGGGAGAAAGTGTCAATGTTGATGTTAAAAAGGAAGTTTCCTTTGGTGAAGTTTTCAAACACAAAAATTTCATTGTATTTATCGCCGGAACTTTCATTCTTTCTCTTCTCATGGGCCAGCTTATCTCTACCCTCTCTGTATATGCCAAGTCTAAGGGTCTGGATAACGTTCAGATCGGTTATCTTTACAGTATCAATGGTTTTATGGTGGTCTTCTTCCAGATGCTCATTATCAAAATTGTTGATTACGTTGGGTACAAAAAGGGCTTGATCCTTGGCTCGCTTCTATATTCTGTGGGGTATTTTTATTTTACCTTTTCAAGGAATTTTGTAAACTTTGCGGTTGGAGTCGTCCTTTTGACCCTCGGTGAAATGCTGGCTATGCCCCTTTTGACCACTATAACTTCGGCAATGGCGCCAGAAGACAAGAGGGGTCTATATATAGGTTTTCTCGGGTTTATTGAAGGTCTCTCATGGGCGGTAGCACCCTTTATCGGTGGAGTTTTAATTGATATGTTCCTTAAGACTCCCATTTTGATCTGGGGTACGGTTGCCTCCTTCGGCCTTTTATCCAGCCTTATATTTATGAAGGTAAAGTTTAATTGA
- a CDS encoding DegV family protein, whose amino-acid sequence MELTRLRGKELKKALLAGIIKVQDLKDELNKINIFPVPDGDTGTNLAETLAGGVNILIESSSLKLCEIVRRFAEAILFTSKGNSGTILSQFFTGFAEALKGKESITTSEFAEALKHATDTVYASLEKPVEGTIITVMREVAEYAVEISERERDFIKFLRLLLNKAEKSLARTPDLLPKLKEKGVVDSGAFGFVLILKGIVEYIDTGKIELSKVPSKETRKIIEEENIEHRYCTEAVIKSEGLDKKKLALILGALGSSLLIAGAGGLFKIHIHTNWPHKVFEALKGKGIILKQKIDDMIEMNLKARKKKFGVVVDSTADIPLDIAQEFGINIIPLQLIMNGKTYLEGIEIDKKQVLELLVEGKTRLSTSQPDPISIERTIKEALSKHEKIMIVTLSSQLSGTFNAIRIVASKHPNVYLFDGKMASLGTTLLALRALEKFEEGYDIENILEYLRKVQKKSLFILTLKTVKYLMKSGRISNLKGGIAELMQIKPIIAVNSEGKLENIGTALGEEKAFKKIVKIAKERLNPFQTYDFGIAYVGKSEFVERLEAFVRSEFSVRKLIVNEAGPLLSLHVGPGAYGLVALPVF is encoded by the coding sequence ATGGAGTTAACAAGGCTAAGGGGAAAGGAATTAAAAAAGGCACTATTAGCTGGAATCATAAAAGTTCAAGACCTTAAAGATGAATTAAACAAGATCAACATTTTCCCTGTTCCCGACGGTGACACTGGGACTAACCTCGCTGAAACCCTTGCGGGTGGTGTAAACATCCTAATCGAGTCTTCAAGTCTCAAGTTGTGTGAAATAGTAAGAAGATTCGCAGAGGCAATTCTTTTTACCTCTAAAGGCAACTCAGGTACAATTTTGTCTCAGTTTTTTACTGGATTTGCCGAGGCTTTGAAAGGAAAAGAGAGCATTACCACCTCGGAATTTGCTGAAGCATTAAAACACGCAACAGACACAGTCTACGCCTCCTTAGAGAAACCCGTAGAGGGAACTATCATAACGGTGATGAGAGAAGTTGCCGAATACGCTGTGGAAATTTCCGAGAGGGAAAGGGATTTTATCAAATTCTTAAGGCTGCTTCTGAATAAGGCAGAAAAGTCCTTAGCCAGAACCCCTGATTTGCTTCCAAAACTCAAAGAGAAAGGCGTCGTGGACTCCGGAGCCTTTGGTTTTGTTTTAATTTTAAAAGGTATTGTGGAGTACATAGATACAGGCAAAATCGAACTCAGCAAAGTCCCTTCAAAAGAGACCCGAAAAATAATAGAAGAAGAGAACATAGAACATAGATACTGCACAGAAGCAGTTATCAAAAGTGAAGGACTCGACAAGAAAAAACTGGCCCTTATTCTCGGGGCCCTGGGAAGTTCCCTCTTGATTGCAGGTGCTGGGGGACTTTTCAAAATTCACATCCATACTAATTGGCCTCACAAGGTCTTTGAAGCTCTGAAGGGAAAGGGCATCATACTAAAACAAAAGATTGATGATATGATAGAGATGAATCTAAAGGCCAGAAAGAAAAAATTTGGCGTGGTTGTGGATTCAACAGCGGACATACCTCTCGATATCGCCCAGGAGTTCGGGATAAATATAATTCCACTACAACTCATTATGAATGGGAAAACCTATCTGGAAGGGATTGAGATTGACAAAAAACAGGTCCTTGAACTTTTGGTAGAAGGCAAAACCCGACTCTCTACCTCTCAGCCTGACCCAATTTCCATTGAAAGAACAATAAAGGAAGCACTTTCAAAACACGAAAAAATTATGATCGTAACCCTTAGTTCCCAACTATCTGGAACCTTCAACGCAATAAGAATAGTAGCTTCAAAACACCCAAATGTATACCTTTTCGATGGAAAAATGGCATCCCTCGGTACAACCCTCCTCGCGCTCAGGGCGCTGGAAAAATTTGAAGAGGGTTATGACATCGAGAATATTTTGGAATACCTCAGGAAAGTTCAAAAGAAATCGCTTTTCATCCTCACTTTGAAAACCGTGAAATATCTTATGAAATCTGGTAGAATTTCTAACCTCAAAGGCGGAATTGCTGAGCTAATGCAAATAAAACCTATTATCGCAGTAAATTCTGAAGGTAAACTGGAAAACATCGGAACAGCCTTAGGAGAAGAAAAGGCATTTAAAAAGATCGTCAAAATTGCAAAGGAAAGACTTAATCCTTTCCAGACTTATGACTTTGGAATCGCGTACGTTGGGAAAAGTGAATTTGTTGAGCGTTTAGAGGCCTTCGTAAGATCAGAATTTTCAGTCAGAAAACTAATTGTAAATGAGGCTGGACCTTTACTCTCCCTTCATGTAGGTCCCGGTGCTTATGGTCTTGTCGCTCTGCCGGTGTTCTAA
- the bamD gene encoding outer membrane protein assembly factor BamD, whose translation MKKLILLALLFSMSCQAKKAQPPATSDYLFRRAKEYFDKKKYNQSAELFKEFVFKYPLSDSVDAAQYYLAKSYKEAKNYDDAITEYIFLINTFPTSEYVAVSYLELAECYMEKSKTISRDTESINEAKRYIEEFKSRFPDSPEMAKARELEKTLYRRKGLKYLYIADTYLKIGQPRAADVYIDLVFEEFPEDDSLITAAKILKVRSYLLRKECDSARVLFDDIGNLKDKGFQKSIKILAKAIEKSCKK comes from the coding sequence ATGAAAAAGTTAATTTTATTGGCGCTGTTATTTTCTATGTCCTGTCAAGCAAAGAAGGCACAGCCTCCTGCAACTTCAGATTACCTTTTCAGAAGAGCTAAAGAATATTTTGATAAGAAGAAGTACAATCAGTCTGCGGAGCTCTTCAAGGAGTTTGTTTTTAAATATCCGCTCAGTGACAGCGTTGACGCAGCTCAATATTACCTTGCCAAAAGCTATAAAGAGGCGAAAAACTACGATGATGCAATAACTGAATATATCTTTTTAATCAATACCTTTCCTACCAGTGAGTATGTGGCGGTTTCTTACTTGGAGTTAGCAGAGTGCTATATGGAAAAAAGTAAGACGATCTCAAGGGATACAGAATCCATCAACGAGGCCAAGAGGTATATTGAAGAGTTTAAGAGCAGGTTTCCCGATTCTCCAGAGATGGCAAAGGCAAGAGAACTCGAGAAGACACTATACAGGCGTAAGGGTCTGAAATATTTATACATAGCAGATACTTATTTAAAGATTGGCCAACCAAGGGCCGCCGATGTTTACATAGATCTTGTTTTTGAAGAGTTTCCTGAGGATGACAGTCTGATTACTGCGGCGAAAATCCTAAAAGTAAGGAGTTATTTATTAAGGAAAGAGTGTGATTCAGCGAGGGTTCTCTTTGACGATATTGGAAACTTAAAGGATAAAGGTTTTCAAAAGAGTATCAAGATCTTAGCAAAGGCAATCGAAAAATCATGCAAAAAATAG